In Candidatus Methylomirabilis lanthanidiphila, a single genomic region encodes these proteins:
- a CDS encoding CRISPR-associated protein Cas2 — MFVLVSYDVNTQDAEGRKRLRHIAKTCQNYGQRVQYSVFECIVDPAQWAGLRNKLIEKMNPEKDSLRFYFLGANWKHRVEHVGAKPTLDQEGPLVF; from the coding sequence ATGTTCGTGTTGGTAAGCTACGACGTGAACACGCAGGACGCGGAGGGCCGGAAGCGCCTGCGGCATATCGCAAAGACGTGTCAGAACTATGGCCAGCGGGTCCAGTACTCGGTCTTCGAGTGCATCGTGGATCCGGCCCAATGGGCGGGCTTGCGGAACAAGCTCATAGAGAAGATGAATCCAGAAAAGGATAGCTTGCGGTTCTACTTCCTCGGTGCCAACTGGAAACATCGCGTAGAGCATGTGGGCGCCAAGCCAACCCTCGATCAGGAGGGTCCCCTTGTTTTCTAG
- a CDS encoding CRISPR-associated protein Cas4: MKKHLNTLFVTTQGTYLSKEGECVQVRVDGVNKALIPIHTLGGIVCFGNVLCSPFLLGHCAEHGVAVSFLAENGRFLARVQGPVSGNVLLRREQYRWADDSKRSGDMARYVLTAKLANSRNVLLRAARDHGDDGRDDLLRTAALRLADCLRRLERPDFSLDEVRGIEGEAGAIYFGAFNALITSDDEAFRFKGRNRRPPLDPTNCLLSFLYTLLLHDIRAAIECVGLDPAVGFLHRDRPGRPGLVLDILEEFRAVMADRLALSLINLGQVKAKGFETCESGAVLMEDDTRKEVILAYQKRKQEEVEHPFLQEKMPIGLLWHAQALLLARYIRGDLDGYPPYIRR; this comes from the coding sequence ATGAAGAAACATCTGAACACGCTGTTTGTCACAACCCAGGGCACGTACCTGTCGAAAGAGGGCGAGTGCGTGCAGGTGCGGGTAGACGGGGTCAATAAAGCCCTTATCCCGATCCACACACTGGGCGGGATCGTCTGTTTTGGAAACGTCTTGTGCAGCCCGTTCCTCCTGGGCCACTGCGCGGAGCACGGGGTGGCCGTATCGTTTCTGGCGGAGAACGGCCGCTTCCTGGCTCGTGTGCAGGGTCCTGTGTCGGGCAACGTCCTCCTGCGCCGCGAGCAGTACCGGTGGGCCGACGACTCGAAGCGAAGCGGGGATATGGCCCGATACGTGCTCACCGCCAAGCTTGCCAACTCCCGAAATGTCCTGCTGCGGGCCGCCCGCGATCACGGGGATGATGGGAGGGATGATCTATTGCGTACGGCGGCCTTGCGACTGGCGGACTGCCTGCGGCGACTCGAGCGCCCGGATTTCTCACTCGATGAAGTCCGCGGCATCGAGGGCGAGGCCGGGGCTATCTACTTCGGCGCTTTCAACGCTCTAATCACGTCGGACGATGAGGCGTTCCGGTTCAAGGGCCGCAATCGTCGGCCGCCGCTCGACCCGACGAACTGCCTACTCTCATTCCTATACACACTTCTTTTGCACGACATCCGGGCCGCGATTGAGTGCGTGGGGCTTGATCCCGCGGTCGGTTTCCTGCACCGTGATCGGCCTGGCAGACCTGGGCTGGTGCTGGACATCCTGGAGGAGTTCCGGGCCGTGATGGCGGATCGGTTAGCCCTGTCGCTCATCAACCTGGGTCAGGTAAAGGCAAAGGGATTCGAAACCTGCGAGTCCGGCGCCGTTCTCATGGAAGATGACACCAGAAAGGAGGTGATCCTCGCCTATCAGAAGCGGAAGCAGGAGGAGGTGGAGCACCCGTTCCTTCAGGAGAAGATGCCTATCGGCCTCCTCTGGCACGCGCAGGCGCTGTTGCTCGCGCGCTATATCCGCGGGGATCTGGACGGGTACCCGCCCTACATCAGGCGGTGA
- a CDS encoding CRISPR-associated protein Cas4, whose amino-acid sequence MNNQSDRVRSPMADQTLPPTLFPEADLVPLSALSHYSFCPRRCALIHIEQIWEENRLTAEGRILHERVDEGGAEKRRDVKRVFALPIRCLRLGLVGKADVVEFHRQADGRWVPYPVEHKRGRRKREDWDRVQLCAQALCLEEMLNVSVPEGALFYGKEQRREVVSISEALRRETEEVTAAVHRMLAEGRTPPPEYAPKCDSCSLVEVCLPRKVGGRGNRVARYLAKVLEEP is encoded by the coding sequence ATGAACAATCAGAGCGATCGGGTGCGTAGTCCCATGGCAGATCAAACTCTGCCGCCAACCCTGTTCCCAGAAGCGGACTTGGTCCCTCTCTCGGCGCTGAGTCATTATTCCTTTTGTCCGCGACGTTGCGCGCTCATTCACATAGAGCAGATCTGGGAGGAGAACAGGCTGACGGCTGAGGGCCGGATTCTCCACGAGCGGGTGGATGAGGGCGGGGCGGAGAAGCGGCGGGACGTGAAGCGGGTCTTCGCCCTGCCGATCCGATGCCTGCGGCTGGGGCTGGTGGGCAAGGCCGACGTGGTGGAGTTCCACCGTCAGGCAGACGGCCGCTGGGTGCCCTACCCCGTAGAGCACAAGCGCGGCAGACGGAAGCGGGAGGATTGGGACCGCGTGCAGCTCTGCGCTCAGGCGCTGTGCTTGGAGGAGATGCTGAACGTCTCGGTTCCGGAGGGTGCACTCTTCTATGGTAAGGAGCAGCGTCGCGAGGTCGTGTCGATCTCCGAGGCGTTGCGTCGGGAAACCGAGGAGGTCACCGCAGCCGTGCATCGGATGCTGGCAGAGGGGCGAACGCCGCCTCCCGAGTACGCCCCCAAGTGCGACAGTTGCTCGCTCGTGGAGGTCTGCCTCCCGCGAAAAGTCGGCGGCCGTGGAAACCGGGTGGCCCGGTATCTGGCGAAGGTCCTGGAAGAGCCATGA